Proteins found in one Exiguobacterium sp. 9-2 genomic segment:
- a CDS encoding acyltransferase family protein, translating into MKSSSRSITYMPGLDGLRAFAVLSVILYHLSVSFFSGGFLGVDLFFVLSGYLITGLLLREWQTTGRLDLKRFWIHRFRRLFPALFVMLLLVLGYVTVFERELLHTVRQDSAFALIYGTNWWYIFHDVSYFESFGKPSPIQNLWSLAIEEQFYLLFPILLWFGMKNRRLFLQLIGVAIGASVLAMAIQFTPGEDPSRVYYGTDTRLFALLIGSLLAFAWQPTRFKIDIPKRGVRLLNQTGAVTLPLLLLLMVVTSEFGSFLYRGGFFIVSLLAALLIATIAHPASIWSRWFAHPSLIAIGKRSYGLYLWHFPVITLLTPVEQIGTFSVLRTILIIVILVALTEASYRFIERPIRQHGLSGYLKRLSLHPQQLRQFSTVQWASVAVLTILIVSFIGNLSILAVSDTPKPEPAFHKIAAPKEKPKPVFKPTTPKAKPDQRKICRPTLAIGDSVLLGVEDYLGSTLKQLTIDAKLGRQLREAIPLSEQYASYNQHGRQVILHLGTNGSFRKDQLNSLLDQFANADHVYLVTARVPRPWEAEVNQMLREASKRKRVELIDWHATAIKHPSYFEADGVHLNIKGARAYSKILAKATNCAVSIK; encoded by the coding sequence ATGAAATCCTCGTCTCGTTCGATTACATATATGCCAGGGCTTGACGGCTTACGCGCTTTCGCTGTCCTGTCTGTCATTCTCTACCACTTATCTGTTTCATTCTTCTCTGGTGGTTTCCTCGGTGTTGATCTCTTTTTCGTCCTATCCGGTTACCTGATTACTGGTCTTTTGTTACGCGAGTGGCAAACGACCGGGCGCCTCGATTTGAAACGGTTTTGGATTCATCGTTTCCGTCGTTTGTTCCCAGCTCTATTCGTCATGCTGTTACTCGTTCTCGGATATGTAACCGTCTTTGAACGCGAGTTGTTACACACGGTTCGTCAAGATAGTGCCTTTGCGCTTATTTACGGAACGAACTGGTGGTATATCTTCCATGACGTTTCGTATTTCGAGTCGTTCGGGAAACCGTCACCGATTCAAAACCTTTGGTCGCTCGCGATCGAAGAACAGTTCTACCTGCTATTCCCGATCCTACTTTGGTTCGGCATGAAAAATCGTCGCCTGTTCCTTCAATTGATTGGTGTCGCGATCGGCGCATCCGTGCTCGCGATGGCGATTCAATTCACACCGGGTGAGGATCCGAGTCGTGTCTACTACGGTACCGATACACGATTATTCGCCTTATTGATCGGGAGCTTGCTCGCGTTCGCGTGGCAACCGACCCGCTTTAAGATTGATATCCCAAAACGTGGTGTTCGATTGTTGAATCAAACAGGTGCTGTCACGTTGCCACTCTTACTTTTACTGATGGTTGTCACGAGTGAGTTCGGAAGCTTTTTATACCGCGGTGGCTTTTTCATCGTTTCGCTCCTTGCCGCCCTATTGATTGCTACGATCGCCCATCCGGCGTCGATTTGGAGTCGTTGGTTTGCGCATCCATCACTTATTGCGATCGGCAAACGGTCGTACGGCTTATATCTATGGCATTTTCCCGTCATCACGTTGCTGACACCGGTCGAGCAGATTGGAACATTCTCGGTACTACGGACTATATTGATCATAGTTATTCTTGTTGCGTTAACAGAAGCGTCGTATCGCTTCATCGAGCGTCCGATTCGTCAACACGGATTGTCTGGTTACTTGAAGCGTTTATCGCTACATCCGCAACAGTTACGTCAGTTCTCAACGGTACAGTGGGCGAGTGTTGCCGTGTTGACGATCCTTATCGTCAGCTTCATTGGTAACTTATCGATTCTTGCTGTTTCCGATACACCGAAGCCAGAACCCGCCTTCCATAAGATAGCGGCGCCAAAAGAAAAACCGAAACCGGTCTTCAAACCGACGACACCGAAAGCAAAACCTGATCAACGAAAAATTTGTCGACCGACGCTTGCGATTGGTGACTCCGTCCTGCTCGGTGTCGAAGATTATCTCGGCAGTACACTCAAACAACTGACGATTGATGCGAAACTCGGTCGACAGCTACGAGAAGCGATTCCGCTAAGTGAGCAGTATGCGTCGTACAATCAACATGGACGCCAAGTCATCCTCCATCTTGGAACGAACGGCAGCTTCCGCAAAGATCAGTTGAATAGCTTACTCGACCAATTTGCAAATGCCGATCACGTCTATCTCGTCACAGCACGGGTGCCACGCCCGTGGGAAGCAGAAGTCAATCAGATGTTACGAGAGGCATCAAAGCGGAAACGGGTCGAACTGATCGACTGGCATGCCACTGCTATCAAACACCCATCTTATTTTGAAGCGGATGGTGTTCATTTGAATATTAAGGGCGCCCGGGCCTATTCGAAGATTCTTGCGAAAGCAACGAATTGCGCCGTTTCGATAAAATAA
- a CDS encoding GNAT family N-acetyltransferase, translated as MQGRHPDFKTSRLFVEATDEESGCKWTLHAIREKTIVGTIIFTWDDSIGSLRYTSNDEDDQHGYITEALTSILPYLARTLLLKRVYSEAGSDTVWRRNGFQLQANRYARELHH; from the coding sequence ATGCAAGGACGGCATCCGGATTTTAAAACGTCACGATTATTTGTTGAAGCAACGGATGAAGAATCGGGTTGTAAGTGGACGTTGCATGCGATACGTGAGAAAACGATCGTTGGAACGATTATTTTTACATGGGATGATTCAATCGGAAGCCTGCGATATACGTCAAATGATGAAGACGATCAGCACGGGTACATCACGGAAGCTTTGACATCGATTTTGCCTTATCTCGCACGGACGTTATTACTGAAGCGTGTCTATAGTGAAGCGGGCAGTGACACGGTCTGGCGTCGGAACGGATTTCAGTTGCAGGCGAATCGATATGCACGCGAACTTCATCATTAG
- a CDS encoding copper resistance D family protein codes for MGYLVLRFISTKHKPPLMDGTSWAVAGLGMLVLGTSIPVIGAVRFLLSTQTMTEALRTGLFLHIGRMFLVVYFAVLLLLIVLAWRKHRSVLLALLTIPIWIGIAGTSHAAAKYGALGWTLQFSHFLCVTAWIGVVFWVAVGARSTEHWSAFLNWFSPFARIAFTGVILSGLLLMQLAIPLERYPNLWGVPYGQAMLLKHLLLLPLLFYAFCNGTLVRRRLRFDSTYDPRPLLRMESIILILLFMASASLSRLEQPTLGQLPVSGPAGDGWVLMIGIATLPLLLLGFRRHALGVLLSLLSVSLIYLGLLATG; via the coding sequence ATGGGTTATTTGGTATTACGCTTCATCTCAACGAAACACAAACCGCCATTAATGGACGGTACGTCGTGGGCGGTGGCGGGGCTTGGGATGCTTGTTCTTGGAACAAGTATCCCGGTCATCGGTGCCGTTCGTTTTCTGCTTTCGACGCAAACGATGACGGAGGCTCTACGGACAGGATTATTTTTGCATATCGGTCGGATGTTTCTTGTCGTTTACTTCGCTGTCTTACTCCTATTGATCGTACTTGCTTGGCGAAAACATCGGTCCGTCCTACTCGCACTCTTGACGATCCCGATATGGATTGGCATTGCAGGAACGAGTCATGCCGCAGCGAAATACGGGGCGCTTGGGTGGACGCTTCAGTTCAGTCACTTTTTATGTGTGACGGCTTGGATCGGTGTTGTGTTTTGGGTAGCTGTTGGTGCCCGTTCGACCGAGCATTGGTCCGCCTTTTTAAACTGGTTCAGTCCGTTTGCTCGGATTGCTTTTACCGGTGTCATTCTGTCAGGTCTGTTGCTGATGCAACTGGCGATTCCGCTTGAACGTTATCCGAATCTATGGGGCGTGCCATACGGTCAAGCCATGTTGCTGAAGCATCTTTTGTTGTTGCCGCTTTTGTTCTACGCCTTTTGTAATGGCACACTTGTCCGGCGTCGGTTACGTTTCGACTCGACATACGATCCGCGTCCGTTACTCCGGATGGAGAGTATTATTTTAATCCTTCTGTTCATGGCAAGTGCATCACTCAGTCGTTTGGAACAACCGACGTTAGGTCAACTACCGGTCAGTGGTCCAGCAGGGGACGGGTGGGTCTTGATGATTGGGATTGCCACCTTACCACTGCTCTTACTCGGATTCAGGCGACATGCATTGGGTGTCTTGCTGAGCCTTCTTAGTGTCAGTCTGATCTACCTTGGACTACTTGCGACAGGGTGA
- a CDS encoding ATP-binding protein: protein MTPFGTSDASRSSGGSGIGLSIVQQNMARHHGSVQLTSADKRFSVTCRFPRHS, encoded by the coding sequence CTGACGCCGTTCGGAACGTCTGACGCATCGCGTTCTTCCGGCGGTTCCGGTATCGGTCTGTCGATTGTTCAACAAAACATGGCGCGCCATCACGGAAGTGTCCAGCTCACTTCAGCAGACAAACGCTTTTCCGTCACGTGTCGTTTTCCGCGTCATTCATAA
- a CDS encoding NUDIX hydrolase produces MTAIVPAVKGIIIHEQRLLIVRRAVADFGGGTWECPGGKIDFGELPLDSLVREMKEETQLTVTPERLLYASSFLTHPDRQIILLMYVCSTNQTSVQLSAEHDAYLWADEEMIRQLIAPNILADFERYDVWSLLS; encoded by the coding sequence ATGACGGCGATCGTCCCTGCTGTCAAAGGCATCATCATTCACGAGCAACGTCTCCTGATCGTCCGCCGTGCTGTTGCTGACTTCGGCGGCGGAACATGGGAATGTCCAGGTGGAAAGATCGACTTCGGTGAACTGCCGCTCGACAGTCTTGTTCGCGAGATGAAAGAAGAGACACAGTTGACGGTTACGCCGGAGCGTCTACTCTATGCCTCGAGCTTCCTAACGCATCCCGATCGGCAAATCATTTTGTTGATGTACGTCTGCTCGACGAACCAGACGAGCGTTCAGTTATCCGCAGAACACGACGCTTATCTCTGGGCGGACGAAGAAATGATCCGTCAGTTGATCGCTCCAAATATTTTGGCTGATTTTGAGCGATATGATGTCTGGTCTCTCCTTAGTTGA
- a CDS encoding copper resistance CopC family protein has product MRIIRFALLFLICLLPISVEAHTSLKSSNPAEGAVLSEPVDRIRLTFSEAVEKTSTLRVVDTNGVEQPLAKPLIIGNELSAVVSKPLKKGQYTIKWASISDDGHPVKGTIGFTVMGAATTEASTVEKAEPMETKAAVVPEAEPVSKGLVPTLLPWIVGGLLVSIVLLLLFRRRSI; this is encoded by the coding sequence ATGCGTATCATCCGATTTGCACTTCTATTCCTCATTTGTCTGCTTCCCATCTCCGTTGAAGCACACACGAGCCTCAAAAGTTCCAATCCGGCAGAAGGAGCGGTGTTATCAGAGCCCGTCGATCGAATCCGCTTGACGTTTAGTGAGGCTGTCGAAAAGACGAGTACCTTACGTGTAGTGGATACGAACGGTGTCGAACAGCCGCTTGCGAAACCGCTCATCATCGGGAATGAACTCAGTGCCGTCGTCTCGAAACCATTGAAAAAAGGACAGTACACGATTAAATGGGCATCGATTTCAGATGATGGTCATCCCGTGAAAGGAACGATCGGATTTACAGTGATGGGTGCCGCGACAACTGAAGCAAGTACAGTTGAAAAAGCAGAGCCAATGGAAACAAAGGCAGCGGTCGTCCCAGAAGCTGAACCTGTTTCAAAAGGACTCGTTCCGACGCTTCTTCCTTGGATTGTTGGTGGACTATTAGTCAGCATCGTCTTACTTCTCTTATTCCGTCGTCGTTCGATATGA
- a CDS encoding methyl-accepting chemotaxis protein has protein sequence MPKKKRLLAQQLNGWLIPIVAIGLIVISGLSVYASYQQSVAATEERLMRELTMFDVNVRATFLAYPNDATDRTRAIKRLQQQQRTDLSRDDYTTRFQSLNTSEAFRPLTLDPAKRKQLLQHLKTARTYAFSNQDQFLVAMTIPELDDVILLTTDRDKLIAPARDLAWTLIWVSVITLVSISLLIRWRIQRQLAPLSKLALQIEEAHAKRSYRPLTLKTTTFELQQLTFQYNQLMQQIGDLTVEMQQASQELESVQPHFSSHLSAMDESVHAVDEVAGSLLAQSTQMNQTIIASTRLTAQGHDALSEMQTTLLNSQRAVTRFQQTVQTNHTTLGTLQQESYLLKEQSATTEQILQQTSHLQQQMETSISHIQRVAEETRRLSLNALIEATRAGEAGRGFTVVAKEVERLAIDIRTSTGHIRQVNQTWTTGLNQVEQALSQMTERFLSTSQQLETATEHLQQMLTEATTIETTLGTVEHQRQIVAEVQSNMQEHLQSVQKLMSELSSYSQVLGDQMQHHVIQQTELKTHSAVLESRISSLQQTVRSSESSS, from the coding sequence ATGCCAAAGAAAAAACGATTACTGGCACAACAATTAAATGGATGGCTGATTCCGATCGTCGCCATCGGACTGATCGTGATCAGTGGTCTGAGTGTTTACGCGTCGTACCAACAATCCGTCGCAGCAACTGAGGAACGGCTGATGCGCGAATTAACGATGTTTGACGTGAACGTCCGGGCAACGTTTCTCGCATATCCGAATGACGCAACAGACCGTACGCGTGCCATTAAACGATTGCAACAGCAACAGCGAACCGACTTATCACGTGATGACTACACGACTCGCTTTCAGAGCCTGAACACGAGTGAGGCGTTCCGACCGTTGACACTCGACCCAGCAAAACGGAAACAACTACTACAGCATTTAAAAACAGCTCGTACATATGCCTTTTCAAATCAAGACCAGTTTCTTGTCGCGATGACGATTCCGGAACTTGATGACGTCATCTTGCTGACGACCGATCGCGATAAATTAATCGCTCCTGCTCGAGATTTAGCTTGGACACTCATCTGGGTGAGCGTGATCACACTTGTCAGCATCAGCCTCTTGATCCGCTGGCGAATTCAACGACAACTAGCACCGTTATCGAAACTCGCTCTACAGATTGAAGAAGCCCATGCGAAGCGATCGTATCGTCCGTTAACACTTAAGACGACGACCTTTGAGTTACAACAGCTCACGTTTCAATACAATCAATTGATGCAACAGATTGGGGATTTGACGGTCGAGATGCAACAAGCCAGTCAGGAACTTGAATCCGTCCAGCCCCACTTTTCATCGCATTTATCCGCGATGGATGAATCGGTGCATGCCGTCGATGAAGTCGCCGGTTCCTTACTTGCGCAATCGACGCAGATGAATCAGACGATCATCGCCTCCACACGTTTGACTGCCCAAGGACACGATGCGTTAAGCGAAATGCAAACGACACTTCTGAACAGCCAACGTGCCGTAACTCGTTTTCAACAGACTGTTCAGACGAATCACACGACACTTGGGACATTACAACAAGAAAGCTACTTGCTGAAGGAACAATCCGCGACGACAGAGCAAATCTTGCAACAGACCTCACATCTACAGCAGCAGATGGAGACCTCAATTTCCCACATCCAGCGTGTCGCTGAAGAGACGCGCCGCCTATCGCTAAATGCGCTGATCGAGGCAACTCGTGCCGGCGAAGCCGGTCGTGGCTTCACGGTCGTGGCCAAGGAAGTCGAAAGACTAGCGATCGATATCCGGACGAGTACGGGCCACATCCGTCAGGTCAATCAGACGTGGACGACAGGGCTCAATCAAGTCGAACAAGCGCTCTCGCAGATGACGGAACGGTTTCTCTCGACGTCACAACAGCTTGAGACGGCAACGGAGCACTTGCAACAGATGCTGACTGAAGCGACGACGATCGAGACGACACTGGGGACCGTCGAACACCAACGTCAAATCGTCGCAGAAGTCCAGTCGAATATGCAGGAACATCTACAATCTGTCCAAAAGTTGATGTCAGAGCTCTCGTCCTATAGCCAAGTACTCGGGGACCAAATGCAACACCACGTCATTCAGCAAACGGAATTGAAGACACATAGCGCGGTACTCGAGTCACGGATCAGTTCGTTGCAACAGACCGTTCGCTCGAGCGAATCGTCGTCTTAA
- a CDS encoding copper amine oxidase, which produces MKMKKSYLAVPLSAALLIPAAGVSAHGHEDHSKMSHSSGKVSLDVSSPASDLRATLDQILSEHAYLAVVAMQKGIDGKKDFEQAAGALNQNTDDLAAAVGSVYGDDAGKAFKDIWSSHIGYFVDYVKATGAKDEDAKQKALKDLDEYRVEQAAFLDKATGGRLKAADLEEGLKVHITQLLTSFDSYVAGDYDAAYSNLREAIEHMYMVGEGLSGAIVDQYPDKFKNTKVDTPAADLRAGLNRNFSEHAALAVLAMQKGIDGAKDFDAAAGALSQNTDDLSASIGSVYGSEAAQQFKKIWSSHIGYFVDYVKATGAKDDQARDMAVKELDEYRVEQAAFLDAATEGRLKAKDLEEGLKVHIDQLLLAFNSYNEKDYDKTYPAIREAYAHMYGVGEGTATAIVDQFPDKFKGAPSGMPNTGLGGMQEASSTTGIVWSLLGIAAASILGFFALRRRPQQ; this is translated from the coding sequence ATGAAGATGAAAAAGTCGTATCTCGCTGTTCCGCTAAGTGCCGCATTGTTGATTCCAGCAGCAGGTGTCAGTGCACATGGTCATGAGGACCATAGTAAGATGTCTCACAGTTCAGGAAAAGTCTCACTAGATGTCTCCTCTCCAGCATCGGATCTGCGAGCGACACTCGATCAAATTCTATCTGAACACGCATATCTCGCAGTCGTCGCGATGCAAAAAGGAATTGATGGTAAAAAAGATTTTGAACAAGCAGCAGGCGCATTGAATCAAAATACGGATGATTTAGCGGCAGCTGTCGGTTCTGTCTACGGTGACGATGCAGGAAAAGCGTTTAAAGATATCTGGTCGAGCCACATCGGTTACTTCGTCGATTACGTCAAAGCAACTGGAGCAAAAGATGAAGATGCTAAACAAAAAGCATTAAAAGATTTGGATGAATACCGTGTCGAGCAGGCTGCATTCCTTGATAAAGCAACAGGCGGGCGATTGAAAGCAGCAGATCTCGAAGAGGGGCTCAAAGTCCACATCACGCAATTGTTAACATCGTTTGATAGTTACGTTGCTGGTGATTATGACGCTGCCTACAGCAATCTACGTGAAGCAATCGAGCATATGTATATGGTCGGAGAAGGATTATCTGGTGCGATCGTTGATCAGTATCCGGACAAATTCAAAAATACGAAAGTCGATACACCAGCAGCCGATCTTCGTGCCGGGCTCAACCGGAACTTCTCAGAGCACGCAGCGCTTGCGGTGCTCGCGATGCAAAAAGGGATTGACGGTGCAAAGGACTTTGACGCGGCAGCCGGTGCCTTGAGTCAAAATACAGATGACTTGTCGGCTTCAATCGGTTCCGTTTACGGCAGTGAAGCAGCACAACAATTCAAGAAAATCTGGTCGAGCCATATCGGCTACTTCGTCGACTACGTCAAAGCAACAGGTGCAAAAGATGATCAAGCACGCGACATGGCTGTAAAAGAACTCGATGAGTACCGTGTCGAACAAGCTGCATTCCTCGATGCAGCAACGGAAGGACGCTTGAAAGCAAAAGATTTGGAAGAAGGGTTGAAGGTCCATATTGACCAACTCTTACTCGCCTTCAATAGCTACAATGAAAAAGATTACGACAAAACGTACCCAGCGATTCGCGAAGCGTACGCGCATATGTACGGCGTAGGGGAAGGAACAGCGACAGCAATCGTCGATCAGTTCCCAGATAAATTCAAAGGTGCACCATCTGGAATGCCGAACACTGGTCTCGGTGGTATGCAAGAAGCATCATCGACGACAGGTATCGTGTGGTCATTGCTTGGTATTGCAGCAGCATCGATCCTTGGATTCTTCGCACTCCGTCGTCGCCCGCAACAATAA
- a CDS encoding DNA alkylation repair protein → MSLIKDVFSPSWLDGLGEAVDVSDFRRRVEREDWEELAFKQRVRRVAETLESVLPPFPDSIGELERLAPQFTGLPGIVFPEYVERTATLVDWKLALETLVKLTPYSTSEFAVRRFLLADQERYLEQALMWATSDDEHVRRLASEGTRPRLPWGQAIPSLIADPRPALPVLDALLQDPSLYVRKSVANHLNDISKTHPEYLIERIERHLGTDPNTDWILRHASRTLLKRGNPEVLQLFGHVTQGEVEITNLVVSPVTIGGELDFSFTVTSSVPQRLRLEYAIDYVKQRRTSRKVFQLREREVKGVLQVERRQSFRNMTTRVHYPGTHTLTILINGEAYATATFEVEEES, encoded by the coding sequence ATGAGTTTGATTAAAGATGTGTTTTCACCGAGTTGGCTCGATGGCTTAGGAGAAGCGGTCGATGTATCAGATTTTCGCAGACGAGTCGAACGGGAGGACTGGGAAGAGCTTGCGTTTAAACAACGCGTCCGTCGTGTTGCGGAGACACTAGAATCCGTCCTGCCACCGTTTCCGGACTCGATCGGGGAGCTGGAACGACTCGCACCGCAGTTTACTGGATTACCAGGGATCGTTTTTCCCGAGTATGTCGAACGGACAGCAACACTCGTTGACTGGAAGCTTGCGTTAGAGACACTCGTTAAATTGACGCCGTATTCGACGTCTGAGTTCGCTGTCCGGCGTTTTCTACTCGCTGATCAAGAGCGTTATCTCGAGCAAGCACTCATGTGGGCAACATCAGACGATGAACATGTTCGGCGCTTAGCGTCGGAAGGGACACGACCGCGTCTGCCATGGGGACAAGCGATTCCGAGTCTGATTGCTGATCCGCGACCGGCGTTACCGGTTCTTGACGCGTTACTACAGGATCCGTCACTCTACGTCCGAAAAAGTGTCGCCAATCACTTGAACGATATTTCAAAGACACATCCGGAATATCTGATTGAGCGGATCGAACGTCACTTAGGAACAGATCCGAACACGGACTGGATTTTGCGCCACGCCTCCCGGACGTTACTCAAACGCGGAAATCCAGAAGTCTTACAGTTATTCGGACACGTTACGCAAGGGGAGGTCGAGATTACAAATTTAGTCGTCTCGCCGGTTACGATTGGTGGAGAGCTTGACTTCTCGTTCACTGTGACGAGTTCAGTTCCACAACGTTTACGCTTGGAGTACGCGATCGATTACGTCAAACAACGCAGAACGAGTCGGAAGGTGTTTCAACTGCGGGAGCGGGAAGTTAAAGGTGTCTTACAAGTCGAAAGACGCCAATCGTTTCGGAACATGACGACGCGTGTCCATTATCCTGGTACACACACATTGACGATTTTGATTAATGGAGAGGCTTACGCGACAGCAACGTTTGAGGTCGAGGAGGAGAGCTGA
- a CDS encoding bifunctional transcriptional activator/DNA repair enzyme AdaA, with amino-acid sequence MEHHTYYEALVRRDATYEGTFFVGVKTTGIFCRPTCPARKPKAENCEFFETAQEALLASYRPCRRCHPLAYPGDHGTIQRLIEAVEAEPDKRFKEADFRALGLDESTARRQFKKRFGMTFVAYARARRMGLAMKEIRTGKPVIEGQLVGGYESSSGFREASARMLGEAPSRFDGQVLRAKWLDTPLGSMLAIADEQHLHLLEFVDRRGLEREIEQLRQKARAVIVPGESPIFEQIEGELRRYFKGEPVLFQTPLMRYGTPFQRRVWEELERIPSGETISYQELAIRIGQPTAVRAVARANGTNQLAIIIPCHRVIRTNGDLGGYAGGLARKETLLKLERTKRGLDVG; translated from the coding sequence ATGGAACACCACACGTATTATGAAGCACTCGTTCGACGAGACGCGACGTACGAAGGAACGTTTTTTGTCGGGGTCAAGACGACCGGTATTTTTTGCCGTCCGACGTGTCCAGCGCGAAAACCGAAGGCGGAGAACTGTGAGTTTTTCGAGACGGCGCAAGAGGCATTGCTTGCCTCTTATCGACCGTGCAGACGGTGTCATCCGCTCGCTTATCCCGGCGATCACGGTACGATTCAACGCTTGATCGAAGCAGTCGAGGCGGAACCAGATAAACGGTTTAAAGAAGCCGATTTCCGAGCACTTGGTTTGGACGAATCAACAGCACGGCGCCAGTTCAAGAAACGATTCGGGATGACGTTCGTTGCCTATGCTCGGGCACGGCGGATGGGGTTAGCGATGAAAGAGATTCGGACTGGGAAGCCGGTCATCGAAGGACAGTTAGTAGGAGGCTATGAATCAAGCAGCGGTTTTCGTGAAGCGTCAGCACGGATGCTCGGGGAAGCACCGTCACGTTTTGACGGACAGGTCTTGCGCGCGAAATGGCTCGATACACCACTCGGTTCGATGCTTGCGATTGCTGATGAACAACACTTGCATCTCCTTGAATTCGTCGATCGACGGGGACTTGAGCGGGAAATTGAACAATTGCGTCAAAAAGCGCGTGCCGTCATCGTGCCTGGGGAGTCACCCATCTTTGAACAGATTGAAGGGGAGCTCCGTCGTTACTTCAAAGGAGAACCGGTCTTGTTTCAGACGCCACTGATGCGGTACGGAACGCCCTTTCAACGCCGCGTCTGGGAAGAACTTGAACGGATTCCGAGTGGCGAGACGATCTCGTATCAGGAACTGGCCATCCGAATTGGTCAACCAACCGCTGTTCGCGCTGTCGCACGAGCCAACGGAACAAATCAACTAGCAATCATCATTCCATGTCATCGGGTCATTCGAACGAATGGGGATTTAGGTGGATACGCCGGGGGACTTGCACGCAAGGAAACATTGCTCAAACTGGAGCGTACAAAGAGAGGACTGGATGTAGGATGA
- a CDS encoding AAA family ATPase: MKFVLLLGPQAVGKMTIGQEIERLTEMKVFHNHQTIDLLLPYFDFSEPAHHRLKDTIRREMFKEMANSSLEGVLFTFLCLFGVEGGGLEFIEETVELFEQAGADVYIVELDAPVATRLHRNTTENRLTHKVTKRDLAASEQDLRETADGYRTRSLPGELPDVNYLFLDTEQLSARESAEAICDHFNWSKTTV; encoded by the coding sequence ATGAAATTTGTTTTGTTACTTGGTCCCCAAGCAGTCGGAAAGATGACGATTGGTCAGGAAATCGAACGGTTGACGGAGATGAAAGTCTTCCATAACCACCAGACGATCGACTTGTTATTGCCTTATTTTGATTTCTCTGAACCCGCCCATCACCGCTTAAAAGATACGATTCGGCGCGAGATGTTCAAGGAAATGGCGAACAGTTCGCTCGAAGGTGTCCTGTTTACATTCCTCTGTCTATTCGGCGTCGAAGGTGGTGGTCTCGAGTTCATCGAAGAAACGGTTGAGTTGTTCGAACAAGCAGGTGCTGACGTCTATATCGTTGAACTGGATGCGCCGGTCGCGACCCGTCTGCACCGGAACACGACCGAAAACCGATTGACGCACAAAGTAACGAAGCGTGACCTCGCCGCTTCTGAACAAGACTTACGCGAGACGGCGGACGGATACCGGACACGCTCGCTACCAGGCGAATTGCCGGACGTCAATTATCTCTTTCTTGATACGGAACAGTTAAGTGCGCGTGAAAGCGCTGAAGCGATTTGCGACCATTTCAACTGGTCGAAAACAACGGTCTAA
- a CDS encoding NUMOD4 domain-containing protein, which translates to MQEQWKAVIGYVGIYEVSSLGRVRSLDRTIVTCRGVRQRRKGVLLRPRLNREGYRKVTLYQRGRGERVQVGLLVAQAFLTVDVTEARLVRRNGKRADDQLSNLDVLPSFDQQYTELLGEFDLLLEQHVTLSSFQIRAIRAQYEKGKTIRQLAEQYQVTENRIRNIIDKKEARYIG; encoded by the coding sequence ATGCAAGAGCAATGGAAGGCCGTCATCGGCTATGTAGGTATATATGAAGTCTCGTCACTTGGTCGCGTAAGGTCGCTTGATCGGACAATCGTGACGTGTCGCGGCGTCCGACAACGCCGAAAAGGTGTCTTGCTTCGACCGCGGCTCAATCGAGAAGGATATCGGAAAGTCACGCTCTATCAACGGGGGCGAGGAGAACGAGTGCAGGTTGGTCTACTCGTTGCGCAAGCTTTTCTGACGGTTGACGTCACGGAAGCGCGACTCGTTCGACGCAACGGTAAACGAGCTGACGATCAGTTATCGAACTTGGACGTGTTGCCTTCATTTGATCAGCAGTATACCGAACTACTTGGTGAGTTTGATCTCTTATTAGAACAACATGTGACACTGTCATCATTCCAGATTCGAGCGATTCGCGCCCAATATGAAAAAGGGAAGACGATTCGTCAACTGGCGGAGCAGTATCAGGTGACGGAGAACCGGATTCGCAATATCATCGATAAAAAGGAAGCACGTTATATCGGCTGA